TCAACTGCGCCAAGGCTTTGCTAATTCGCCAGAATTATTAGCACTCTTAAAAGATTCTAGCTTCGTTTTTACCCATAGTTTTTATGTGACAGCATGGCTAGATATGGCTCTCTATCCCCTAGTTCCTATTCCTGTCACCTGTTTTAACAACGATCAAAGGGGTTATCAAATTTGGTTTAATCCTCAAGAATGGATCGGTAAAAATGGTTTATTAATTACTACAAATAGTTCCCTAGAAAGACCGGAAATAATCGATCGCTACCGTCCCTATTTCCAAGATATAACTAAAGTAGCTGTCATTCCCATCAAGCGCGGTGGTGTCGCCATCGAACAATTTCATGTTTACCAAGCTAAAGGACTAATTAAAACTTATCCTTAAAGCAGTTATAGCGGGGAGGGGATAGACAAATTAGTTGATAAATACTGATAACTTCTATCTCCTGAATTTTGTAACCTTTTTTACTTTTTACTTGATAAATATGTCCATTCATCGAGTGCGTATTGCTAGAGATAAAGGGGAATTTGTCCAGTCCTTAGTTAATTTTAATCAGGGAATTGGACCCTTTCAAACCTATGCTGATGTCATCGCTTTTGCGGCGGCTTTAGGGGTAAGATATCAAGAGAGGGTGGCGATAGAAAATGTAGCGAAGGAACCCTCACCTATTAACCTGGAAATTTTTATTTCTCGTGGCTACGATACCCTAATCAAATTATTGGCAGTCAATGAATTCCAAGATACAAAAATTCTTTCTCCCCACGGGGTAGATTCAGAAGCTTTGCGAGTGACAATTTTCGAGGAATATGCTAACGCCGGTTTAGCAAGATTAGAACGAGAATTGCGCGGTGCGGTGGATTATACTGAAAGATTATTGTTAATTATCAGTCAAGAACGTTTTCGAGACATTACTGCCACAACCGAATTCGATTTAGGCAGATTTTTGTAGTAGAAATTCTAGTTATTCTCGCAGGAGGCAAAAAATCGATTGTAAAGTCTTTTGTTGATCTCGTATAGTAACCAAATAATTAAAAAACAGACAGGGATAAATATCAAAGATTTTTGAGTCAGTAAATTCTGCAAACTCCAGAATAGTTGCTGCGGTTGAGTGATTAGATACCAACTATTCAGCCGGAGAAAACGCCCTAGATAGATACCGATCGCACTTAAAAAATGGAGAGTTATTTCTAGGGGTAAAACTGCTGAATTTAGCTGACTTTGCTGACAATAACTTTTTAAATTAAGTAAGGAGAGAACGTATAGCTGAAAGCCAACAAAAATAAAGATACTATACTGGGGAATTAAAACTAAAAAAATTAAACTTTTGGCGTAATCCTGCTGAATATAAGAGATTAAATGAATACTATCGGTGAGAATGTAGGGAGCATTGGGTAAAAAAAGCAGGAAAACTAAGAGAATTAACCACCAGACTAGGGAACGATCGAGGGTAGTCGGAAATAACCAAAAGCTGAGGATAAAGGGGATAAAGGCCAGAAAAGAATTCCAGACAATCCTCCCGGTACTAAGGTTAAATAATTGCCAAGCATTGTGCCACCAATCCCTAGTTAAAATTATCGTTAAATCTGTCCAAATCATCCCTTAAATACCAGTCTCCTCTAGGGTTGATAAATATCCTAACCAATTTTTTAAAGATTCCGGGAAAGGGATTCTTTCTCTAGTGGTGGGAGCGATGCAGACATGGCGGGTTTTTGCTTTTCCGACCATGATTTCAGCGAAATAAATTTTATACTGCAATTCAAACTCGTTTTCGCTCAGGGATCGGGCAGTGAAATCAATTTGTATGCGATCACCACAAAAAAGGGGCCGAAAAAACTGGATTTCCGCTTGAGTAATCGGTAGGGCAACCGGAGAATCTTTGAAAAAATCCTTGATATTGATGCCAAATTGTGCTAAAGAAAACTCGTAGGCTTCATGACAGATCGAGAGAAGATGGGCAAAGTAAACCACACCGGCCGCATCGGTATCGGCCAGATAAATTAGGCGTTCATAGGGCATAAAAAGCTTATTGTCTTTCCAGAAAGGTTAAACTATCTTGTAGTTGTCTTAACTCGTCCCGATGGGCTTTGACAGTTAATTCCGTTTGCTGAGATTTGCTTTCCACTTTAAAAGCCACTTCTTCTAAACGGCCGACTTTTTGCCAATAGAAAACACCGGCGAGGGGAGATAAAGCCACAAGAGCAAAAATATAGGGATTAGTATCGGGAAATAACACCGATAACACCAGTGAGAAGCAAAATAAACCCAAGGCCGCCAAAATTGTCAAAAATATCGCTAGAAAGGGGCTAGGCGGCACAAAACCCTGTAATCTGACAATATTCTGTTCGGGTTCGATCGCTTTGACTTGATAGGAACGTCGGTCAAAATAATCTCGCAGTTGTTCTAATAGTTGGTCGTCACTGGTACTGGTAAGATAGACACGCTGTTCGATACGCTCTTTGACGGAACCGCGAATAAAAAAGAATAATCCCACCATGAGCAGGAGAGTCAGAAAAAAAGTTGAGGAAAGAACGGGGGTATCCATGGCGGCGGTTGGGAGCGAAAAAACTTACAATTAATCCTAATTATCC
This Microcystis wesenbergii NRERC-220 DNA region includes the following protein-coding sequences:
- a CDS encoding acyl-CoA thioesterase codes for the protein MPYERLIYLADTDAAGVVYFAHLLSICHEAYEFSLAQFGINIKDFFKDSPVALPITQAEIQFFRPLFCGDRIQIDFTARSLSENEFELQYKIYFAEIMVGKAKTRHVCIAPTTRERIPFPESLKNWLGYLSTLEETGI
- a CDS encoding DUF1361 domain-containing protein; the encoded protein is MIWTDLTIILTRDWWHNAWQLFNLSTGRIVWNSFLAFIPFILSFWLFPTTLDRSLVWWLILLVFLLFLPNAPYILTDSIHLISYIQQDYAKSLIFLVLIPQYSIFIFVGFQLYVLSLLNLKSYCQQSQLNSAVLPLEITLHFLSAIGIYLGRFLRLNSWYLITQPQQLFWSLQNLLTQKSLIFIPVCFLIIWLLYEINKRLYNRFFASCENN
- a CDS encoding DNA phosphorothioation-associated protein 4, with protein sequence MSIHRVRIARDKGEFVQSLVNFNQGIGPFQTYADVIAFAAALGVRYQERVAIENVAKEPSPINLEIFISRGYDTLIKLLAVNEFQDTKILSPHGVDSEALRVTIFEEYANAGLARLERELRGAVDYTERLLLIISQERFRDITATTEFDLGRFL
- a CDS encoding cofactor assembly of complex C subunit B → MDTPVLSSTFFLTLLLMVGLFFFIRGSVKERIEQRVYLTSTSDDQLLEQLRDYFDRRSYQVKAIEPEQNIVRLQGFVPPSPFLAIFLTILAALGLFCFSLVLSVLFPDTNPYIFALVALSPLAGVFYWQKVGRLEEVAFKVESKSQQTELTVKAHRDELRQLQDSLTFLERQ